Proteins encoded within one genomic window of Lysinibacillus louembei:
- a CDS encoding beta-class carbonic anhydrase, giving the protein MTSLQEILNFNEFFVAHKQYEPYITTKYPDKRIVILTCMDTRLVELLPKAMNFRNGDVKIVKSAGAIVNHPFGGIMRSLLVGVHALQADEVYVIGHYDCGMSAVDPDQILTSMKERGITQETLDIINYSGVDLREWLRGFGDVTTSVLKSVDLIRQHPLMPKGIPVHGLVIDPNTGRLDLIQDGSEFL; this is encoded by the coding sequence ATGACTTCATTACAAGAGATTTTAAATTTTAATGAATTTTTCGTCGCACATAAGCAATATGAACCTTACATTACGACAAAATATCCTGATAAAAGAATCGTTATCCTTACTTGCATGGATACGCGTTTAGTCGAGCTATTACCGAAAGCGATGAACTTTCGCAACGGAGATGTCAAAATCGTAAAAAGTGCTGGCGCTATCGTCAACCATCCTTTTGGTGGGATTATGCGTAGCTTATTAGTAGGTGTTCATGCCCTACAAGCCGATGAAGTTTATGTAATTGGTCACTACGATTGTGGAATGAGCGCCGTTGACCCTGATCAAATACTTACTAGTATGAAGGAGCGCGGTATTACTCAGGAAACACTCGATATTATTAACTATTCAGGTGTTGATTTACGAGAATGGTTGCGCGGCTTTGGCGATGTAACAACAAGCGTTTTAAAAAGTGTGGACTTGATTCGTCAACACCCACTTATGCCAAAAGGTATACCTGTTCACGGTCTTGTTATCGATCCGAATACAGGCCGTCTTGATTTAATACAGGATGGCAGCGAGTTTTTGTAA
- a CDS encoding aminopeptidase — MSTVFEGNLLKYAELAVKIGVNIQKDQYLFIQASTEVAPFVRLVTKVAYESGARQVFVDFLDDEIGRLRYELAPEDSFEFFPEWKKLEREWLAEQGAAFMSIVSQSPDLLKGVDTKRIAATQKAAGTALNKYRQYVQSDKISWTVIAAASKDWAAKVFPELAADEQVQALWDAIFKATRANLENPVEAWKNHDDTLHTKVDYLNDKKYAQLHYTAPGTDLTIDLPKGHLWCGAGSINERGHEFMANMPTEEVFTVPHKTGVNGYVSSTKPLSYGGNIIDNFKLTFENGRIVKVEAEQGEEILKQLVETDEGAHYLGEVALVPHESPISASGLLFFNTLFDENASNHFAIGSAYAFCLEGGKTMSQEDLLANGLNQSITHVDFMVGSGEMNIDGITADGQTEPVFRNGNWAF, encoded by the coding sequence ATGAGCACAGTTTTTGAGGGGAATTTATTAAAATATGCTGAACTTGCTGTAAAAATAGGAGTAAATATCCAAAAGGACCAGTACCTTTTCATTCAAGCTTCGACAGAAGTCGCACCATTCGTTCGTTTAGTTACAAAGGTCGCTTATGAAAGCGGTGCACGCCAAGTATTTGTTGATTTTTTAGATGATGAGATTGGACGTCTACGCTACGAGCTAGCTCCTGAAGATTCATTCGAATTCTTCCCTGAATGGAAAAAGCTTGAGCGTGAATGGTTAGCTGAGCAAGGCGCAGCATTTATGTCCATCGTTTCTCAAAGCCCAGATTTATTAAAAGGCGTTGATACGAAACGTATTGCTGCAACTCAAAAGGCAGCGGGTACAGCTTTAAATAAATATCGCCAATATGTACAATCAGACAAAATTAGCTGGACAGTTATTGCTGCTGCTTCTAAGGACTGGGCTGCTAAAGTGTTCCCTGAGCTAGCAGCAGACGAGCAAGTTCAGGCATTATGGGATGCTATTTTTAAAGCAACACGTGCTAATTTAGAAAACCCTGTAGAGGCATGGAAAAATCATGACGATACACTTCATACAAAAGTGGATTACTTAAACGATAAAAAATATGCACAGCTCCACTATACAGCACCTGGTACAGACTTAACAATCGACTTGCCAAAAGGACATTTATGGTGTGGTGCTGGTAGCATCAATGAGCGTGGCCATGAATTTATGGCAAATATGCCGACAGAGGAAGTATTCACAGTTCCCCACAAGACAGGTGTCAATGGCTATGTTTCTAGCACGAAGCCATTAAGCTATGGCGGTAATATTATTGATAATTTTAAATTAACTTTCGAAAATGGTCGTATTGTCAAAGTGGAGGCAGAGCAAGGCGAAGAAATTTTAAAGCAATTAGTGGAAACAGATGAGGGCGCACATTATCTAGGAGAAGTGGCACTTGTACCACACGAATCGCCAATTTCGGCATCTGGTCTACTATTCTTTAATACATTATTTGATGAAAATGCATCAAATCACTTTGCTATCGGTAGTGCCTATGCCTTTTGCTTAGAAGGTGGCAAAACAATGTCACAGGAAGATTTATTAGCAAATGGCTTAAACCAAAGTATCACACACGTTGATTTCATGGTTGGTTCAGGTGAAATGAATATTGATGGCATTACAGCGGATGGACAAACAGAGCCTGTCTTCCGCAATGGCAATTGGGCTTTTTAG
- the motA gene encoding flagellar motor stator protein MotA: MDLSSVVGIVLAFVSLLTGMVLKGVGLGALANPAAILIIIFGTISAVVIAFPMKELKRVPKLFKVLFKETKLANDIDIIKMFSQWADLARREGLLALESKAAEIEDPFLKNGLTLAIDGQNADYIRDVLSEEVEAMEDRHTSGALIFTQAGTYAPTLGVLGAVIGLIAALTDLSDIDKLGHAISAAFVATLLGIFTGYVLWHPFANKLKRKSAVEAKQKRMMIEGILSVLEGEAPRVIEQKLASYLSLEERKQIMESGAGGLGKEA; the protein is encoded by the coding sequence ATGGATCTTTCCTCGGTGGTAGGTATAGTTCTAGCATTCGTTTCATTATTGACAGGTATGGTACTAAAAGGGGTAGGATTAGGTGCATTGGCGAATCCAGCTGCCATTTTAATCATTATTTTTGGTACTATTTCTGCAGTAGTAATCGCCTTTCCTATGAAGGAATTAAAGCGAGTGCCAAAATTATTTAAAGTATTGTTTAAAGAAACAAAACTAGCTAATGATATTGACATTATTAAAATGTTTTCACAATGGGCAGATTTAGCACGTCGTGAAGGCTTGTTAGCACTTGAAAGCAAGGCTGCAGAAATTGAAGATCCATTTTTAAAAAATGGCTTAACACTTGCGATAGATGGTCAAAATGCAGACTATATTCGCGATGTATTATCTGAAGAGGTTGAAGCAATGGAAGATCGTCATACGAGCGGAGCTTTAATTTTTACACAAGCTGGTACATATGCACCTACGCTAGGGGTATTAGGAGCCGTTATTGGTTTAATTGCCGCTTTAACTGATTTAAGTGATATTGATAAATTAGGACATGCCATTTCTGCTGCCTTCGTTGCAACATTACTAGGTATTTTCACAGGGTATGTATTATGGCATCCATTTGCTAATAAGCTGAAGCGAAAATCAGCAGTAGAAGCTAAGCAAAAGCGCATGATGATTGAAGGGATTCTATCTGTTCTTGAAGGGGAAGCACCACGTGTCATTGAGCAAAAACTTGCTTCTTACTTATCTTTAGAAGAACGCAAGCAAATCATGGAAAGCGGGGCGGGTGGCCTTGGCAAAGAAGCATAA
- a CDS encoding flagellar motor protein MotB: MAKKHKKHKKHEEHVDESWLVPYADILTLLLALFIVLFASSSVDQEKLNKMSDVFSQIFDGGVGVMENPSAVPDPNATSDEITDQTMKYIRDQEELQETVKRIEEFIAVNELEEQFEVVKIDDGGVLIIIRDSILFDPGRADIKPEYETIALELSNILQSDIPRRILIRGHTDNVPMNNAQFHSNWDLSAMRASRFLDSILENNPSLDPGYFSAIGEGEYKPIADNGTAEGRAQNRRVEVLIQPLVAEDGSEIEEP; this comes from the coding sequence TTGGCAAAGAAGCATAAAAAACATAAAAAGCATGAAGAGCATGTTGATGAATCATGGTTAGTTCCATATGCAGACATATTGACATTGTTATTAGCTCTGTTTATCGTACTGTTTGCTTCTAGTTCAGTAGATCAAGAGAAGCTAAACAAAATGTCTGATGTATTCAGTCAAATATTCGATGGTGGCGTTGGGGTTATGGAAAATCCATCAGCAGTACCAGACCCAAATGCAACAAGTGATGAAATTACAGACCAAACTATGAAGTATATAAGAGACCAAGAAGAGCTACAAGAAACAGTAAAACGAATTGAGGAATTTATCGCAGTTAATGAGCTAGAGGAGCAGTTTGAAGTTGTTAAAATAGATGACGGCGGCGTCTTAATCATTATTCGCGATAGTATTTTATTTGATCCAGGGCGCGCAGATATTAAGCCAGAGTACGAAACAATTGCACTGGAATTATCAAATATATTGCAATCTGATATACCTCGTAGAATACTGATTCGAGGACATACAGATAATGTGCCAATGAACAATGCACAATTCCATTCAAACTGGGATTTATCGGCAATGCGAGCATCTAGATTTTTAGATAGCATTCTTGAAAATAATCCTAGTTTAGACCCCGGCTATTTCAGCGCAATAGGTGAAGGTGAGTACAAGCCAATTGCTGATAATGGAACAGCAGAAGGACGCGCCCAAAACCGCCGTGTTGAAGTATTAATTCAGCCATTAGTAGCCGAAGATGGCAGCGAAATTGAAGAACCATAA
- a CDS encoding PfkB family carbohydrate kinase yields MNDKEQLVLQSIRENPYLSQQDMAEKLNMSRPALANIISGLIKKGEIIGRAYVLPEKQAILTIGGANVDRKLHITNKVQLATSNPVTASESVGGVARNIAENLGRLGNQVKLLTTLGQDADAQMIEQASRAFIELDVIEKLEAEQTGSYTAVLDKDGELVIALANMAIYDALTPKLLEKHTATLVNAAAIVIDLNCPKETVVYVQQVAKERNIPLVIVPVSSPKMNRMPDDLQGVSYFICNRDEAETYLNMTLDGEASYKEAVRALLQKGVAHVVLTLGEQGVIVGDNEGLQNYAAYAIEDVKDVTGAGDAFVSATLHGVMQGDTLHEAVQFALYHAAKTLQANTTVRPVTQNEYNNWRNS; encoded by the coding sequence ATGAACGACAAGGAGCAACTTGTCCTACAATCGATTCGAGAAAACCCATATTTATCACAGCAAGACATGGCGGAAAAATTAAATATGTCACGACCCGCACTCGCTAATATTATTTCAGGCTTAATTAAAAAAGGCGAAATTATTGGGCGGGCATATGTTCTACCAGAGAAGCAGGCTATTCTTACGATTGGTGGGGCTAATGTTGATAGAAAGCTTCATATTACAAATAAAGTTCAGCTAGCAACATCCAATCCTGTAACGGCAAGTGAAAGTGTCGGTGGCGTTGCACGCAATATTGCAGAAAATCTCGGACGTTTAGGGAATCAAGTGAAGCTGTTGACAACACTTGGGCAAGATGCTGATGCACAAATGATTGAGCAAGCTAGCCGTGCTTTTATTGAGCTAGATGTAATAGAAAAATTAGAAGCAGAGCAAACGGGCTCTTATACAGCAGTATTAGACAAGGATGGTGAGCTCGTTATTGCATTAGCTAATATGGCTATTTACGATGCTTTAACACCAAAATTATTGGAGAAGCATACGGCAACTTTAGTAAATGCTGCAGCTATTGTCATTGATTTAAACTGTCCAAAGGAGACTGTTGTGTATGTACAGCAGGTTGCAAAGGAGCGCAATATTCCGTTAGTAATCGTCCCAGTTTCTTCACCTAAAATGAACCGAATGCCCGATGATTTGCAGGGGGTTAGCTATTTTATCTGCAATCGAGATGAGGCAGAAACATACTTGAATATGACTTTAGATGGTGAGGCAAGCTATAAAGAAGCTGTAAGGGCGTTGCTACAAAAAGGAGTGGCACATGTAGTGTTAACTTTAGGTGAGCAAGGCGTAATAGTTGGAGATAACGAAGGATTACAAAATTACGCTGCCTACGCCATAGAAGATGTGAAGGATGTAACGGGGGCAGGAGACGCCTTTGTTAGTGCGACTTTACATGGTGTGATGCAAGGCGATACTTTACATGAGGCAGTGCAATTTGCACTATATCATGCGGCAAAAACATTGCAGGCAAACACGACAGTACGACCAGTAACACAAAACGAATATAATAATTGGAGGAATTCATAA
- a CDS encoding pseudouridine-5'-phosphate glycosidase, producing the protein MKQYLSYSQEVLEAKEKGLPIVALESTIISHGMPYPQNVQTAREVEQIIRDNGAVPATIALIDGQIKIGLSDDELEMFGNAQGVAKASRRDLGYLLATKKVGATTVAATMICAELAGIELFVTGGIGGVHRGAETTMDISADLEELSMTNVAVVCAGAKSILDIGLTLEYLETKGVPVIGYETDVLPAFFTRESEFAVNFRADSAEEVAAMMRAKWDLGLRGGAIIANPIPVEHSMEASFINGIIASALEEAVQQGIAGKDVTPFLLGKVKELTEGKSLDANIALVKHNAKIGAGIAVSLKANEHSA; encoded by the coding sequence ATGAAACAATATTTATCTTACTCACAAGAGGTTTTAGAAGCAAAGGAAAAAGGATTACCAATCGTTGCATTAGAATCAACAATCATTTCACATGGTATGCCGTATCCACAAAATGTGCAAACAGCGCGTGAGGTAGAGCAAATTATTCGTGATAACGGTGCAGTGCCAGCAACAATCGCATTAATTGATGGCCAAATTAAAATTGGTTTATCAGACGATGAGCTAGAAATGTTCGGGAATGCGCAAGGTGTAGCAAAAGCTTCACGTCGTGATTTAGGCTATTTACTAGCAACGAAAAAAGTAGGTGCGACAACGGTTGCAGCAACAATGATTTGTGCAGAGCTTGCAGGCATCGAGCTATTTGTAACAGGCGGTATCGGTGGCGTACACCGTGGTGCAGAGACAACAATGGATATTTCAGCAGACTTAGAAGAGCTATCAATGACAAACGTAGCAGTTGTCTGTGCAGGTGCAAAATCCATTTTAGATATCGGTTTAACATTGGAATATTTAGAAACAAAGGGTGTACCTGTTATCGGTTATGAAACAGATGTATTACCAGCATTCTTTACGAGAGAAAGCGAATTTGCTGTAAACTTCCGTGCGGACTCAGCTGAAGAAGTAGCCGCAATGATGCGTGCGAAGTGGGATTTAGGTTTACGTGGCGGTGCAATCATTGCAAACCCAATTCCTGTCGAGCATTCAATGGAGGCAAGCTTTATTAATGGAATTATTGCATCGGCTTTAGAGGAAGCTGTACAGCAAGGTATTGCAGGGAAAGATGTAACGCCATTTTTATTAGGTAAAGTGAAGGAATTAACAGAAGGTAAATCACTTGATGCCAACATTGCATTAGTTAAACATAATGCGAAAATTGGTGCGGGTATTGCCGTATCTTTAAAAGCAAATGAACACAGTGCTTAA
- a CDS encoding response regulator transcription factor, whose amino-acid sequence MLNAFIVDDEILAINLLEALLHESHLVHITGKFLNPLEALENIPILQPDILFLDIDMAEMTGIELARTLEQTVHPVDIVFVTAYEHYALEAFNVQATDYILKPIDKARLLKTIDRIQQRRKGNNAIVEHSMEPTIIQSLQFHIHSGKVSINNITLSLSTKEFQILFFLAQHAGQIFPASELYQLIWEEDSIGQTQSLRVHISNLRKKLEAIPNHSTKIVMVRGQGYRLIFENTVV is encoded by the coding sequence TTGTTAAATGCTTTTATAGTAGATGACGAAATATTAGCGATAAATTTATTGGAGGCATTATTACATGAAAGCCACCTAGTTCATATTACTGGGAAATTTTTAAACCCTTTAGAAGCATTAGAAAATATCCCGATTTTACAGCCTGATATTCTTTTTTTAGATATTGATATGGCAGAAATGACTGGAATTGAGCTTGCTCGTACACTTGAGCAAACGGTACACCCAGTTGATATTGTTTTCGTAACAGCCTATGAGCATTATGCGCTTGAGGCATTTAATGTGCAGGCAACAGATTATATTTTAAAGCCAATTGATAAAGCTAGGCTATTAAAAACGATTGATAGAATTCAGCAACGCAGAAAAGGAAATAATGCCATAGTAGAGCATTCTATGGAGCCTACAATCATTCAATCTCTTCAATTTCATATACATTCAGGCAAAGTGTCGATTAACAATATCACGTTATCACTCTCAACAAAGGAGTTTCAAATTTTATTCTTTTTAGCGCAGCATGCTGGACAAATCTTTCCAGCATCTGAGCTTTATCAGCTTATTTGGGAGGAGGATAGCATCGGACAAACACAATCTTTAAGGGTACACATTAGCAATTTAAGAAAGAAGCTTGAAGCCATTCCTAATCATAGTACTAAAATTGTCATGGTGCGAGGACAAGGTTACCGCTTAATTTTTGAAAATACAGTCGTCTAA
- a CDS encoding sensor histidine kinase produces MHKPLDIIELKTRVRNLILLKDSAEAAVTMETAFLQAQIKPHFVYNVLNSILSLSYLDLEQARAMITNFAIFLRSSFSFENTNSLVPLTKELDLVQAYVNIHQTRFPSQLQFDIQMNETAANCVIPPLLLQPLVENALIHGLKTKKEDAKLSISIEKQQQLIIFKISDNGIGIEQKQLQQILADDMKHSQSVGLRNIAKRLKKYERASMTINSIVNQGTTVEIQFPFHFNRKE; encoded by the coding sequence TTGCATAAGCCACTTGATATCATCGAGCTCAAAACACGTGTACGCAATTTAATTTTATTAAAGGATTCTGCGGAAGCAGCAGTTACAATGGAAACAGCATTTTTACAAGCACAAATTAAACCGCATTTTGTTTATAATGTGCTCAATTCGATTTTATCGCTGAGCTATTTAGATTTGGAGCAGGCACGAGCGATGATTACAAATTTTGCAATATTTTTACGCAGTAGCTTTTCTTTTGAGAATACAAATAGTCTTGTGCCACTCACTAAAGAATTAGACCTTGTTCAAGCATATGTAAATATTCATCAAACAAGGTTCCCATCACAGCTGCAATTTGATATACAAATGAATGAAACAGCAGCAAATTGTGTGATTCCTCCACTTTTGCTACAGCCTTTAGTTGAAAATGCATTAATCCATGGGCTTAAAACAAAGAAGGAAGACGCTAAACTCTCTATCTCAATTGAAAAACAACAGCAACTAATTATTTTTAAAATTAGTGATAATGGCATTGGTATTGAGCAAAAGCAATTACAGCAAATTCTTGCAGACGATATGAAGCATAGCCAAAGTGTGGGTCTCCGCAATATTGCTAAGCGTTTAAAGAAGTATGAGCGTGCCTCTATGACAATTAATAGCATAGTAAATCAAGGCACCACTGTCGAAATTCAATTTCCTTTTCACTTTAATCGAAAGGAGTGA
- a CDS encoding ATP-binding protein, with amino-acid sequence MDLRHYTFSNNAPVQLDGEWAFIPNQLVDSSSFDTYQSYIVDVPAPWVKYTVDEKPLPAFASGTYRLKILIDDYEEILGIKTNTIRMSNALYINGKRIGNSGEPVDGRSYVPHNTPYVAYFSPDTQELDLIVHVANFDYAPGGGIISSIFLGDQSSITKLREGAIFYDLITLAAFLTMFIYFFGSYLYSKLGIEQLYFALFCFSSALYTLTHGEKLLLAFIDMPYAPFQKIQMISSVSVGLFILLYFYRALLPYMNRQIVKGLCIIGILFIFIGMLPTAINSQLQNINSIYVFANIVYIFYVQIIAIYRRATGIMYLLLSSLAILLYFIVATLNTNINLELSALPPLLPFICLTMLSLYISHRFADSYLEKGKLTEALLQVDQLKDEFLAKTSHEFRTPLHGIMGISQSMLTAPNAPEQEEKITLIFNIANRLSYLVNDILDFSKLKDNELALRITSVDLFAVTHMTVEVLSYTVTKNIKINNHITRGTFVQADEDRLRQILYNLIHNAIKYTDEGQIEITCYEDDAFLVIGIQDTGCGMPQEELKNVFNAFQQSEHSIGGTGLGLYITKELVERQGGQIAVTSVLKQGTTFSVKLLKAQAISEAPSIMLKSAHQKPFLSFPYIVEKANAKKIMIVDDDAVNLKVLIDILEPENYSIIAINSGLQVFEQLEQHPNIDLLILDIMMPNISGYEICQQVRQSYTAAELPILMLTAAIRPEDMVAAFSQEQTISCISHLISSSSKHVYAI; translated from the coding sequence ATGGATTTACGGCACTATACATTTTCGAATAATGCTCCTGTGCAATTAGACGGAGAATGGGCATTCATCCCAAATCAATTAGTTGATAGTTCGTCATTTGATACATATCAAAGCTATATAGTGGACGTTCCTGCTCCTTGGGTGAAATATACTGTAGATGAAAAGCCGTTACCTGCCTTTGCAAGTGGTACATATCGATTGAAAATTTTAATAGATGACTATGAAGAAATTTTAGGCATTAAAACGAATACAATTCGCATGTCAAACGCCTTGTATATCAATGGTAAACGTATTGGCAATAGCGGTGAGCCCGTGGATGGGCGTAGCTATGTACCGCATAATACGCCCTACGTTGCTTATTTTTCGCCTGATACACAGGAGCTTGATTTAATTGTTCATGTGGCGAATTTTGATTATGCTCCAGGTGGCGGTATTATTAGTTCGATTTTCCTTGGAGATCAGTCTAGTATTACTAAGCTGCGTGAAGGAGCAATTTTTTATGATTTAATTACACTGGCAGCATTTTTAACGATGTTTATCTACTTTTTTGGCTCTTATCTTTATTCGAAATTAGGGATTGAGCAGCTTTACTTTGCACTATTTTGTTTTTCTAGTGCACTTTATACGCTTACACATGGTGAGAAGCTTTTACTGGCATTTATTGATATGCCCTATGCGCCATTTCAGAAAATACAGATGATTTCAAGCGTCTCTGTAGGTCTCTTTATATTGTTATATTTCTATCGTGCGTTACTGCCATATATGAATCGCCAAATTGTGAAGGGCTTATGCATCATAGGTATTCTTTTCATTTTTATAGGGATGTTACCTACAGCTATTAATTCACAATTGCAAAATATCAATTCCATTTATGTATTTGCCAATATCGTTTATATTTTCTATGTACAAATTATCGCAATATATCGTCGGGCTACAGGCATTATGTACTTATTACTAAGCTCGCTAGCCATTTTACTTTACTTTATCGTGGCTACTTTAAACACAAACATTAATCTTGAGCTGAGTGCCTTACCACCATTGCTACCATTTATTTGTTTAACAATGCTTTCCTTATATATTTCACATCGCTTTGCGGATTCTTATTTAGAAAAAGGCAAGCTGACTGAGGCACTGCTTCAGGTTGATCAATTGAAGGATGAATTTTTAGCAAAAACATCGCATGAGTTTCGAACACCTTTGCATGGTATTATGGGGATTTCACAATCGATGTTAACTGCGCCAAATGCACCTGAGCAAGAAGAAAAAATAACGCTTATTTTTAATATTGCGAATCGCCTTTCCTATTTAGTCAACGATATCCTTGATTTTTCAAAGCTTAAGGACAATGAATTAGCTTTACGCATCACCTCTGTTGATTTATTTGCGGTGACGCATATGACAGTTGAAGTACTCTCTTATACGGTCACGAAAAATATTAAAATCAACAATCATATTACAAGGGGCACCTTTGTTCAAGCAGACGAGGATAGACTTCGCCAAATTTTATATAACTTAATTCATAATGCAATAAAGTATACGGATGAAGGGCAAATCGAGATTACTTGCTATGAGGATGATGCCTTTTTAGTAATAGGCATTCAAGATACAGGCTGTGGTATGCCACAGGAGGAGTTAAAAAATGTTTTCAATGCCTTTCAGCAGTCCGAGCATTCAATTGGTGGGACAGGCTTAGGTTTATATATTACAAAGGAGCTTGTGGAGCGACAAGGAGGGCAAATTGCTGTTACTTCTGTTCTTAAGCAAGGAACGACTTTCTCTGTAAAACTTTTAAAGGCACAGGCAATTAGTGAAGCACCATCAATTATGTTGAAATCAGCTCACCAAAAGCCTTTTTTATCTTTCCCATATATCGTAGAAAAGGCTAATGCTAAAAAAATTATGATTGTAGATGATGATGCAGTGAATTTGAAGGTGTTAATTGATATTTTAGAACCAGAAAACTATTCTATCATCGCAATTAATAGCGGTCTACAAGTTTTTGAGCAATTAGAGCAGCATCCTAATATTGATTTATTAATTTTAGATATTATGATGCCAAATATTTCAGGCTATGAGATTTGCCAGCAAGTACGTCAAAGTTACACTGCTGCAGAATTACCTATTTTAATGTTAACAGCTGCTATTCGTCCAGAGGATATGGTGGCAGCCTTCAGTCAGGAGCAAACGATTTCTTGCATAAGCCACTTGATATCATCGAGCTCAAAACACGTGTACGCAATTTAA